In one window of Phoenix dactylifera cultivar Barhee BC4 unplaced genomic scaffold, palm_55x_up_171113_PBpolish2nd_filt_p 000511F, whole genome shotgun sequence DNA:
- the LOC103714841 gene encoding cysteine-rich repeat secretory protein 38-like — MFPSLPSSSPLFLLCPLLFFFLLNHSPLSSAGHLHQICGKTGKYTTNSTYASNLNLLLTSLDSKTSLSGGFSKATVGQIPNRIYGLALCRGDTDASVCRSCLDTAIEDAPNLCPYSRGAIIWYDNCLLHYSNQRFLSTIDTSNEILMYNTQNITDPIRFDKLVNVLMGRIADWAAYNSTEMFATGEMMNSTNPTSPTIYGLAQCTRDLSRSQCRRCLSSMLNPINPLFKGRQGARVLGGSCNYRYEIYSFYEGKPTLRLQSPLEAAPTLVTPPGEEGKKTNVTSMVLVIAIPLVAAFMLISVICICFWRRKPVVKLPVDGTSLEEIASAKSLLLDIPTLQVVTANFPEEKKLGEGSFGAV; from the exons ATGTTcccttctcttccttcctcttccccgCTCTTCCTGCTATGCcctctgctcttcttcttcctcctcaacCACTCCCCTCTATCCTCCGCCGGCCACCTCCACCAAATCTGCGGCAAGACCGGCAAATACACCACCAACAGCACCTACGCTTCCAACCTCAACCTCCTCCTCACCTCCCTCGACTCCAAAACTTCCCTCTCCGGCGGCTTCTCCAAAGCCACCGTCGGACAGATCCCCAACCGAATCTACGGCCTCGCCCTCTGCCGCGGCGACACCGATGCCTCCGTCTGCCGCTCCTGCCTCGACACCGCCATCGAGGACGCCCCCAATCTCTGCCCCTACTCCAGAGGCGCCATCATCTGGTACGACAACTGCCTCCTCCACTACTCCAACCAGCGCTTTCTCTCGACCATCGACACCTCGAACGAGATCTTGATGTATAACACCCAAAACATAACCGACCCCATCCGGTTCGACAAGCTTGTCAACGTGCTCATGGGCAGGATAGCCGATTGGGCTGCCTACAACTCGACCGAGATGTTCGCGACCGGGGAGATGATGAACTCCACCAACCCTACTTCTCCGACGATATATGGGCTGGCGCAGTGCACTCGGGATCTGTCGAGGAGCCAGTGCCGGCGGTGCCTCAGCAGCATGCTTAACCCGATAAACCCCCTGTTTAAGGGGAGACAGGGAGCGAGGGTGCTTGGAGGGAGCTGCAATTATAGGTACGAGATATACTCCTTCTATGAAGGGAAACCGACGCTAAGGCTTCAGTCGCCGCTAGAGGCCGCACCAACACTTGTTACTCCGCCCGGAGAAGAAG GAAAGAAGACAAATGTCACAAGTATGGTTCTTGTGATTGCTATACCTCTAGTAGCTGCATTCATGCTGATCTCCGTAATTTGCATTTGCTTCTGGAGGAGGAAGCCAGTTGTAAAATTACCTG TAGATGGGACTAGCCTAGAGGAGATTGCAAGTGCCAAGTCCCTATTACTCGATATACCTACACTACAAGTTGTGACAGCTAACTTCcctgaagaaaaaaaacttgGAGAAGGTAGCTTTGGTGCAGTTTAG